The Candidatus Zixiibacteriota bacterium genomic sequence CTTCAACGAAGAACTCTACGTCAATGTCCACTCCAACACGTTTCTGACCGGCGAAATCCGCGGGCAGGTACGTCGTGAAGTTGCCCGCTTTGCATTCCGACTCACGGAGTCGGAGGCCAACGGTGGAGCCGGGACCGGCAGCAGCGCAACGGGGTACGCGATCTGCGATTTGAGCGCGGATCAGGAATCGATGTCGATTCTGGTGGAGCACGACATTGCCTCGGCTATCGACGGGCATGTCCATCTGGGCGCGCCGGGAGTCGAGGGACCTCCCGTCTTTGCCTTCTCCAGTTCAATCAGTCCCATCAACGAAACCTGGCCCCTGACTCCGACCGATATCGCCAACCTGCTTGCGGGCGACCTCTACATTAATATCCACTCCACGGCCTTTCCGTCGGGAGAGATTCGCGGGCAGCTCCTTCAGGCACCGACCTCACTGAACGTGGGCCTCGATGAGTCCCAGGCCAACCTGTGCGCGGGCACTGGAAGCTCGGCCACAGGAACGGTCTCGGTGGTACTTAAACCTGAGGGGCGGCAGCTCACTGTCGTCGGGACCCACGATGTCGGAGGCGCCACCGATGTGGCGGTCGAACTCGGCTTCCCGTGTATCGACGGTCCCGCCCTTTTCTCGCTCGGGGCGTCGTCGAGCATCGCGGACGTACTTCATCTGTCGTCTTCAGATGTCAGCGGTTACCTCAGGGGAGAACTAAATCTAACCGTTACGTCGGCCACGTTTCCTGACGGAGAGATCAGGGGACAGATAGCAACTGCGACCGGCACTGCCTGCTGCACAGGAAACACCGGAAACATCAATGACGACGCGGGCGGAGCGGTTGACTTGTCGGACCTCATTTACCTGGTGAACTTTCTGTTCCTCGGCGGACCATCGCCAACGTGCGTGGCATCCGCCAACACCAACGGCGATGTCGGCTGCAACGTCGATCTCTCCGACTTGATTTACCTTGTGAACTTCCTCTTCCTCGGCGGGCCATCACCTGCCCCCTGCGACCCGGCCTGCGAATAACGCGTCCTCGTCACCGGTATGATCTACCGGCATGACAGGGTACCTCGGTCGAACGACCGCCCTTTACCGAAGGGCGGTCGTCGATCTTTTGTGCTGCACGCAGGGACGAAAATCTACTCTGGGGCTAAACTTAGGGTATTGACAAAATGGACTATTGCAGTATACTATATCAGCAATCAAGCAGGACACATAAGAGAAAGTAATCCATCGGAACGATCATGGCACGATACAACTCACAGATCAACCGCTATTGGTGGTGGTATCGTGATACCCGTGTGCCTGATCGTGGCCCTGGGTGCGTCTTGAGTACGCGCTAAACGCGAAACCAAAAGACACCAACACGAGCCCGCTGTCAGGCACCTGACAGCGGGCTCTTTTTTTTGAAAGGACGATTATGACGGTAAACCCACATCCGGCCGCTTCGGCGCTCGGCAAGCGCCCAATGTCCATCCGGTCGCTGGATATGCCTGCTGATCTCGAGACGCCCGTCACGGCGTTTCTCAAGCTGAGGGGGCATGGGGCCAAAATCCTGCTCGAATCAGTCGAACGCGGCGTTCAACTCGGAAGGTATTCGTTTATCGGCATCGCGCCGGACACGAAAGTCACGATCAGTACCGCCGGCGCTGCTATTGAACGGCCACAGGGGGTATCACTCATCCCGGCCGACGTCGTCCGACAGGATCCACTCGCCTGTCTCAAATCTCTGCTCGGTTCATATGCCCCGCGCGACGATCAGAGCCTTCCTCCGCTGCTCGGCGGCCTGGTAGGCTATATCGGCTATGATGTGGTCCGTTCCATTGAAAGAATCCCCGAACTCAGACCTGATAATCTCGGGCTGCCGAGTGCCATGCTGTATTTGGTCGAGACGCTGCTCGTATTCGATCACGTACAGCATCGCCTTCGACTTATAACGTTGTCGGAATGTGATGAATCCGACAGAGCCCAGGCCCGCCTTGAAAGTCTTGCAGCGGCCCTGCGCAAACCGCTCAGCCACTCTCCGATTCGCGGCGTGGCCGCGGGGGTCGAACCGCAGTCGGAATTCACGAAACCGGCATTTTGTGCCGCCGTGGAACGCATAAAAGAGTACATAAGCGCGGGCGAGGTTTATCAGTTGGTGCTGTCCCGACGGCTTACCGGCCATACCGACGCCGACTCGTTTACCATTTACCGCGCTCTCCGTATGCTCAACCCGTCTCCGTACCTGTTTTATCTCGATTTTGGAGACACGAAGCTCATCGGCTCGTCGCCGGAAGCGCTGGTCACGCTGTCCGGACGCGAAGCAACTGTCCGCCCGATTGCCGGAACGCGGCCCCGCGGAGAATCCGCCGAAGAAGACCACCGCATGGCGGCGGAACTCCTGTCGGACGAGAAAGAACGCGCCGAACACGTTATGCTGGTTGACCTCGGTCGAAACGATCTTGGCCGGTGCTGTACGGTCGGATCCGTACGGGTCAGCGAGTTCATGGAGATTGAGCGGTTCTCCCACGTAATGCACATGACCTCAACCGTGAAAGGTATGCTGCGCGACTCGCTGGACCAATTTGACCTGTTCCGCGCGGCATTCCCGGCCGGGACTGTCACCGGCGCTCCGAAGATCAGGGCGATGCAACTCATTGAGGAATTGGAGATGCAGCAGCGCGGACCCTACGCAGGGGCAGTCGGATACTTCTCTCTGTCAGGAGACATGGACTGGTGCATAGCGATACGCACGATAGTCATGCAAGGCTCGCTTTATCATCTCCAGGCGGGGGCGGGCATAGTCGCTGACTCCGTTCCCGAGCGCGAGTTCGACGAGACACGGCACAAGCTGGCCGCCCTGCAACGTGCGATCGCGGCGGCAGAGGAGGGTTTCTGATGGTCGTCCTGATTGATAACTACGATTCGTTTACCTACAACCTCGTTCAGCATGTAGGCGAACTTGGCGCCGAAGTGACGGTGGTTCGCAACGACAGTGTGTCTATCGAAGACCTGGAAGCGCTCGCCCCCCGCTACCTCATCGTCTCACCCGGCCCGGGCAATCCCGACAGTGCGGGTATTTCAATGGATGCTATCCGGCACTTCTCTGCGACCACCCCAATTCTCGGCGTCTGCCTGGGTCACCAATGCCTCGCGCAAGTCAACGGCGGCACGGTGCGGCGCGCCGACCGCCTCATGCACGGCAAGGTATCGCCGATCTACCACCATGCTCGAGGCCTTTTTCAGGGTCTATCAAGCCCGTTCGACGCTACCCGATACCACTCCCTGATTGTCGAGGAGTCGACACTCCCGGAGCACTGCGAAGTAACCGCGTACACGTCTGATGGCGAAGTCATGGGACTGCAACTCAAGGACCGCCCGGTCTTCGGTGTGCAATTCCATCCCGAGTCGATTCTTACCGAACACGGACGGCTCTTGATGAAGAATTTCCTGACGAGGAGCTACTCATGATATCAGAGGCTATCAAGCGGCTGCTCGAGGGTGAAGACCTGAGCTGCGAAGACACGCAGGCAGCGATCGAGGGTATTATCGACGGCGCTGTAACCGCCGTCCAGGCCGCTTCGTTTCTCACTGCCCTGCGTATCAAGGGCGAGTCTGTGGAGGAACTGGTAGGCGCTGCCCGGGTGATGCGCAGCCATGTCACACCGATACCGCATTCTCACGCACGCGTAGTAGACACCTGCGGGACCGGCGGTGACGGTACGGGAACCTTCAACATTTCAACGACTGTCGCGTTCGTTCTCGCCGCGGCGGGCCTCAGGGTGGCCAAACATGGCAATCGGAGTATCTCAAGCCGTTCGGGCAGTGCGGACGTTCTCGAGGCGCTCGGCGCCCGGCTCGATCTCTCGCCCGACCAGGTAGCGGCCTGTATCAACCGGGTCGGCATCGGATTTCTCTATGCGCCGAGCCTGCATCCGGCAATGCGTGCTATCGCTCCGGTTCGTCGCGAGCTTGGCTTCCGCACGGTATTCAACCTGCTGGGCCCGCTAACCAACCCGGCGGCAGCGTCACATCAAATCATCGGGGTCTTCGATCCCGCGTACACCGAACTACTGGCCCAAGCGGCATCAGCGCTGGGCTTGCAGAGGGTGTTCGTCGTTTATAACTCACATGGACTCGATGAATTGGCCACCTGCGGCACAAATCGAGTCTCGACATTCGAATGCGGGACGGTGCGCACGTTTGACATTGATCCGAGGCAACTCGGCTTCCAGCCTTGCTCGGCCGAATCACTGCGCGGTGGCGACGCGGTTGACAACGCCGAGATCACGCGGCGAGTGCTTGCGGGCGAACCGGGACCGGCGCTTGACACTGTCGTGCTGAACGCTGCCCTCGGACTGTTTTGCGCGGGTGCCGCTGACAGCCTCCCCGAGGGGATTGCCATCGCGCGAGAGACAATTGAATCGGGAGCCGCCGGCGAAACCCTGAACAGATTCGTAACCTTCACCAATCGGGTGCATCGTGCTGCATGAGATCGTGAAACACAAACGCGCCGAGCTTGCCGCACTCTCGCGCCGGGGGATCGTCGGCCTCCGCGAAATTGTCGGCAGTCTCCCCCCGGTTAAAAGTCTTCGGGAAGCCCTGCTTCGGGGTCCGGGTGTCTCTCTGATCGCGGAAATCAAACGTCGTTCTCCGTCACGGGGTATGTTAGCACAATCGGTCAACGTTGCGCAACGCGCCGAATTGTACCAGCGGGCCGGCGCGCATGCGGTTTCCGTGCTTACCGACAGCCGCTTTTTTCATGGTTCGGCTGATGATCTCAAGCTTGCCCGCTCCCGAGTTTCTGTCCCCATCCTGCGAAAAGACTTCATCCTTTCGGAGTATCAGGTCTATGAGTCCCGGGCCATCGGCGCCGACGCAATCCTGTTGATCGTAGCGGCGCTCCGGCCGGAAGAACTCGAGTCGTACTTTCATCTGGCGTTGTCAATCGGACTCGAAGTGCTGGTTGAGGTGCACGATGAGACTGAAGCAGCCGCGGCCTGCGCAATCGGCGCAGGAGTTATCGGTATTAACAATCGTGACCTCAGGACCTTCACGGTGGACCTCTCGGTCACGGAACGGGTCGTTCCTTTCTTGCCCGACAACGTAGCCATCGTCTCCGAGAGCGGCGTGAAGAACGCCGACGATCTTGTGCGGCTGCGAACCGCCGGAGTGCACGCCGCGCTCGTAGGTGAATCGCTTATGACTGCGACCGACCCAGCTGCGATGATCGGTAATCTTCTGAGGGCGGCCGTATGACCAGGGTGAAGATATGCGGTGTCACAAACACCGGCGACGCCGTTGCAGCTATCAACGCCGGCGCCGACATGATCGGGTTCGTATTCGCACCGAGCCCCCGACAAGTCACTCCGGCGGCCGTGAAGGAGATCATCGGAGAGCTGTCGCACATGGTGATTACGGTCGGCGTGTTTGCGAACGAAGATGCCTCTCACGCTGCCCTGATTTCGCAGGACTGCGGCATCGATATGCTTCAGCTGCATGGCGCCGTTTCCGGAGACACTACCGTAGACATTCCGATCATCCGTGCCGTTTCCCGACCGGCCGATCTCGAATGCATCCAACTATCCAATTGGAGGTATGTGTTGCTTGACGGATCTCATCCGTCCCTTCACGGAGGGACCGGACGAGTCTGCGACTGGACTGCTGCCTCCCGGATAGCGCGGCTGCAGGATTTATTTCTCGCGGGCGGGCTTACACCTGAAAACGTCGGTGAGGCTCTATCACAGGTGCGGCCGTATGCGGTAGACGTGTCTAGTGGCGTCGAACACGCGCCGGGCCGCAAAGATCACAAAAAGATCCAACACTTCATACACGAGGTACGCTCATGGGAGTGCCGAATGCGCGCGGCTATTTCGGGAAATTCGGGGGACGGTTTGTCCCCGAGACACTGATGGCAGCGCTTACGCAACTGGAACGTGAGTACTGGTCCGCGCGGCGAGACCCGGTCTTTCGCCGCGAATTGCACGCCTTGCTGCGCGATTTTGTAGGGCGGCGGACGCCGCTGTATTTCGCCGAACGACTGACCGACCGTTGGATGGGGCCCCGCGTATACCTCAAACGCGAAGACCTCAACCATACGGGAGCGCACAAAATCAACAACTGCATCGGCCAGGCCCTGCTGACTCGCCGCATGGGAAAGCGGAGGGTCATTGCGGAGACCGGCGCCGGCCAGCACGGCGTCGCAGTAGCAACGGTCGCAGCCCGCTTCGGCTTCTCCTGTACCGTCTACATGGGAGCCCAGGATATTAAACGGCAGGCTCCCAACGTTCTCCGCATGACCCTGCTCGGCGCCGAAGTCGTGCCTGTTACCGGAGGCAGCGGTACATTGAAGGACGCCACCAACGAAGCGATGCGCGATTGGGTGGCGAGCGTCGAGCATACCCATTACATCATCGGATCAACCGTTGGTCCGCATCCCTTCCCCATGATCGTCCGCGACTTCCAATCCGTCATCGGTCGTGAGACTCGTCGGCAGGCCTTGCGGTCAACCGGTCGGTTTCCAGATGTCATCGTCGCCTGCGTCGGCGGCGGCAGCAACGCCCTGGGTATGTTCCACCCCTTCGTGCGCGAGAAGCAAGTGCGGTTGGTGGGCGTCGAGTCGGCTGGTGACGGCCTCGCATCCGGCCGTCACGCGGCTACTCTCTCCTGCGGCAAACCGGGCGTCCTCCACGGCAGTTTCAGTTTCATGCTCCAGAGCACCGACGGTCAGGTACAGGAAACACACACGATTTCCGCTGGATTGGACTATCCCGGTGTCGGCCCGGAGCACAGCTATCTTCGCGAATCGGGACGAGTCGAGTACGTGACCGCGACCGATCGCGAGGCACTCGATGCATTCAATGAACTGAGTCGATACGAAGGCATCATCCCCGCCCTTGAGTCGTCATTCGCCCTCGCCGGCGCCCGGAAGGTGGCGGCAACAATGCGACAAGACGCGATTCTTGTCGTAAACCTGTCCGGACGCGGCGACAAAGACCTCGGCACGGTCGCCGATCTTATCACAAACCAGGTGTCTGAATCCGAACCCACAGCCGAACGAAAGGCGGCCTCATGAATCTTCCAACTCGTCGTTTTTCTTCCGTGCGCCGCGCGTTTGTCCCGTACCTCATGGCGGGGTACCCGGATCCCGACACGTTTTGCAGGCTCTTTCGAGACGTATGTGTTGCCGGCGCAGACATTGTTGAAGTCGGCATTCCTTTTTCTGATCCGCTGGCTGACGGACCGACCATCCAGCATGCGTCGGAACGCGCGCTTGCTCACGGAGTCACGGTATCGCAGGCGCTCTCGATGCTCGCTGAGTGCGGTGCGAGTAGCTCGACACCAGCCGTGATCATGAGTTATCTGAACCCGCTCCTGCAATATGGGCTGGAGCGGTTCGCGCGGGAGGCGCACCGCGTGGGCGTACGCGGGTTGATCGTCCCCGACACCATCGTTGAAGAGACTGCACCGCTCGAACGCATCTGTCGCTCGTGCGGAATCGACCTGGTCCAGTTGCTCGCCCCAACGTCACCCCCTGAGCGCCAGCAGCTGATCCTTCAGCGAACGCGCGGTTTTGTGTACCTGGTGTCAGTCGCCGGGGTGACCGGCGCCCGCCCGTTGCTCGCCGACGATCTTGTCCAGTGGATCGCGCACATCAAGGCACAAAGCCCGGTGCCGGTGGTTGTCGGTTTCGGCATTTCCACCCCCGAGCAGGCCGCCCGGGTTGCGAGCGAAGCTGACGGCGTGGTTATCGGAAGCGCCATCATAGACATCGTCCGACACAGCACTTCGTCCGACGCGGCGTGTGCAGAAGTGAAAGCGTTTACGTCTGCAGTTCGTCATGCTCTCGACGCTGTTCCGCCCGTAACACAATCACCCCTACCATCGAGGCGAATATGACGGTTGTTGTAATGAGACCGGGGGCTACCGTACGTGAGATCAGTTCGGTTCTGAAGAAGGTCGAGTCGCTCGGTTACCGCCCCCACCTTTCGCAGGGAAACGGACGGACGGCAATCGGCCTTATCGGCAACGGGTCGGAGCTTAGTCTGCAGGACATACTGTCGCTGCCGGGCGTGGCGGAGATCGCACCGGTCGCCAAGCCGTTCAAGCTCGGCAGCCGGGAATTCCGCAACACCGCGACCGAGGTGGCGGTTGGCGATGTCGTCATCGGCGGCGACCGCGTGATAATGATGGCCGGGCCATGCTCGGTGGAATCGCGTGAACAGACGATGATGATCGCCGAGTCCGTGGCCGGCTCGGGTGGTCATATCCTTCGCGGCGGCGCCTTCAAACCGCGAACCTCACCGTACAGTTTCCGTGGCCTGGGGGAGGCGGGACTGAAGATTCTTGCGGAGGCACGACAGCGAACCGGATTGCCCATCGTCACTGAAGTTCTATCGGCGCACGATGTCGACCTGGTGTGCGAGTATGCAGACATCATCCAGATAGGTGCCCGCAACATGCAGAATTTTGCGCTCCTCGACGAGCTTGGCCGTCTGACCAAACCTATTCTGCTGAAACGGGGACTGATGTCGACGATCGAGGAACTGCTCATGTCGGCGGAGTACATACTTGCCGGCGGCAATCCCAACGTCATCCTGTGCGAGCGAGGGATCCGCAGCTTTGAGAAATACACACGTAATACGCTGGACATCGCCGCTGTGCCCGTACTGAAACAACTGAGCCACCTGCCGGTGGTGGTGGATCCATCACATGCCACCGGGCGTCGCGACCTGGTTGCCCCGGTCGCGCGGGCGGCCATTGCGGCCGGAGCCGACGGCCTCATCGTCGAAACCCACCAAGACCCGGATCACGCCCTTTCCGATGGCGATCAGTCGCTTACGTTGTCCCAGTTTGAGCAGTTGATGTCCGACTTGCGGGCTCTTGCATCGGCGGTCGGCCGGTCCATGTAGCGTCATGAGCGCCCCACGCCCTTTTTTTCGCGTACTTGAGTACGGGTCAGTTAAACATTGACCCGGCGGCTCGACTATAATACTATACCAGTCGATATCCGCACCAGTATCATTCGGAAGGAGACGGCATGGGGAAACCGGCCGCCCGCATGGGCGATCAGACCGCGCACGGCGGCGTTATTGTTAAAGGTCAACCGAATGTCCTGATCGGCGGCAAACCCGCGGCCCGGTTAACCGATATGCACACCTGCCCCATGCAGACCCCCGGAACCCCGCCAATCCCCCATGTCGGCGGCCCGATCGTCGGACCCGGTGCGCCGACGGTCTTGATCGGCGGTATGCCCGCCGCCGTTGTCGGTGATTCCTGCGTCTGTACCGGTCCCCCTGACTCTATTGTCGCAGGCTGTACGACCGTCCTGATCGGCCAGGGCGGCGGTGGTGGTGGCGGACTGTCGGGTGCGGGCGCGGGTCCGAAGAAGGGCGAAGCCAAAAGCGCCGAGGGCAAGGAAGGACATTCGTTGGATGTCGCCTTCGAAGACAATGGCGGTTTGCCCGTCAGCGGCGCCAACTACAGCCTCACCGGACCTGACGGAAAAGTGATCGAGTCCGGTCCCCTCGCAGGCCGAGTGAAAAAAGGGGGCGTTAAAGAGGGCAGCTATGAAATCGAAATAAAAGCTATCTCCAAAGCCGAATGGTCGAAGTCCGAAGCCGAAGTCGGCGACAAGCTCTCCCTCAAAGCGAAGACTGCCGGTATCGAGTCCGGCACGGAGGCCACGATGACCGTCTATATGAGAGACATCAACGCCTCGGACAAGAGCATCGCCCATATCAAGACAAGCGTCAGTGGTGACAAGGTGGAGTGCGACTGGACGTTCGCGGTTGACGAATCTTTGTTGAAAGCCCAGGATCAAAAGGCTCAGGCCGGTGGTTACTCATCGCCCTCGTTCTACTTCACCGTCGAGGCCGGCGGGTGCCTGGCGCGCTCGGGCATCCTGCACCTGAAAGATTATCTCGAAATCGAATTGACCGACGAAGACGGCAAGGCGATTGGAGGCGTACCCTACAAAGTGACGCTCCCCAATGGCGAAGTACGGACCGGGAAGCTCGATGGCGGCGGCAAAGCCAGAATCGAGAAGGTCCCGCCCGGAAAGGCCCAGGTGGCCTTCGATTTGAAAGCCAAGAAGTAACGGTTCGAAGAGACAGCGACGTGCCCGACCCAAACGACAGCGCTACCATGCCGGCAGGCTTAACTGCTCTCTCCTCGGGATGTGCCGGGGTGAGCGGTCAGACCACGCGCTTCCAGCATCAACTGGTGCCGGTGCAGATTCTCGAAATGGAAGATGTTCTCTTCCATCTCAACAGCGCCGTGCTCATGCCCTCGCGTCCGGCCGGAAAATCATCTACAGACGGATCAGGCGCCAGCAAGGACCAGGATGCGATCACCGGACTCAAGGTACTTGCTCTCGTGTTTCGCCAGTTCGAGTTTGACCCGAGTCTGCGAATGATCGTTACCGGGCACACCGACACGTCAGGTGGCGCCCGTATGAACTTCGAGTTGTCCCGTCAGCGCGCCGCGAATGTACTCCATCTGCTGGATGGCGAGAAGGAGAAATGGTGCCGGGTGAGCGCTGCACGGCATAAGGTCGAAGACTATCAGCAAATCGTTGAGTACTTCCACCATCTCACGGCGCCATGGAAGAAGTCGAATTGGAACTGCGATCCGCAAGGGCTCGACGACGCCTTCGGCAATAAAACCCGCAATGCCGTTAACGGTTTTGCGCAGGGATTCAACCGGGACTATGCCGGTCCGTTCGGCAAACGCAGGCTGCCGGACAATCTCGGCGATATCATCGCCAATCGCCCCGGCCACACGTGGCCTCAGGCCGACTGGGAAGCGGTCTACGACTTGTACTCGCAGATATTGTGCGACACGCTCCAGATACTGCCTCTGGAACTTGATAACCGGCGCCAGACGTCGCTGAAGTTCGTATCCGATGATAAGAAGGTTGTTGGATGCGGCGAATCATTTCCACTCGACGAACGCGGACGGGACAATTACCGCTCGCAGCAGAACCGCCGGGTAGAAATACTCTTTTTCGCCGATAAAGACGCCCCGGTGATGAATTGCCCGGAGATCCTCGACCGAAAGCACGAAGAGGCGGAATGCCCGCTCTGGAGCCGTTACCACTTCCGCCCCACGTACATCCAACCGGGAGACCTGTATGCTGTCGCATATCATCTCAAATTTCAGTACTACAATCGGCTGCGAGATGAAGTGATGGCCCTGCCGACCGGCCTGAGTGTTATGGCACTGACCGACGACGGCCAACCCCTGCCGAGCCGAGTTGTGCAGAGTGAGTCGGAGTACACGGTGATAGTCCAGTTCCCTACCCAGGCCAAGGCCGACGCCTCCTCGGACAAAGTACGCTTTCGTTTTGAGGCCAAAGATCAGTTTGTATACACGGCGGACAAAAACGCCGTACCCCGAATCGTTTCAAAAACCCCGGAACAGATGACCGCACTCTCGCCACGCGAGCGGCTGTCATACTATGATCTTCCGGTGGAATTCGACTCGCAGAACTGGATTGCGTCCAAAGACGGCGACGTCAAACCGATCAAGAACCTGCTCAAGGATTCAACCAGTGCTTCGTCACCGATCATCTTCAATCTAGACGACGTCGTGCTGATCGATACGGCAGGCAATCAGACTCTATACGATCGCACCGCTTTCATCAACGCGGCCAATCCGCAGGGCGAGCCGAAGCCGCTGTCTGAGAAGTCCAGAGTCCGGCTGCTGTTTGTCGATCCCGCCGATAACCAGATGAAGGTGTTTCCCCCGGTTGATGCGTCGGCCGGAGATATTCCGGGCCAGCATGAAAAAACCCTGATCAGGTTCGCCAGGAACGAGAGCGATTCTTACATCAATTTCGTGCCAAATCCGTCGCGCAACCTTCGCGCGGTGGTATTCTGCGGTCAGTTTTATGACGTGACATCGACGCGAACGACCAGAACCGCAGCATTTAATGCTGCGTCCGGGCACGTGCTGGGTGCACGCGCGGCCGTACTCAACGATCCTGCCTGGCATGCCGTGGAGCGAATCAAATACGACACACCGCTCGTCACGATTCACAACTTCAAGATAGGCGATTTTACGCTTCACTACCTTCATGGCGGCGGAGCCGATGATACTCGACGGTACTCCTATCTGGTGGTGTACTGGTCGACGTTCATCTGCAAGGACACCAACCCCACGGTTGGCGGCACCGGCGATCAGCGACCGGCCACTGATGCCGAAATAGCCGAGTTTTTCAGCGTCGGCATGGTCAATTCCATGAACCACTGGAACAAGAAGCAGTACGAATTCGAAAGTACCGCGGGCGGCGCGGACCATATCGTGCGCCCGTCCTTCTTTTTTGAGGGAAATGAGACCCTGGAGTACAATCCACCGTCGCCGTTTGACTTCACCGACAACGATTACGAAATCCTGTTTTCCAAGGCTGAATTCAACGCAGCTCTGCGACAAACCCGCGGCGGACGTCCGCACTCCGTGTCATTTATCGTCGAAGAAGAAAAGGGCAGCTGGGTCATGTCATGGCGACAGGACAATACTTTCAGCCTTCTCAGCCTTCGAATCAAAACACGCGAGGACGACCCGGGCCGATTC encodes the following:
- a CDS encoding CHRD domain-containing protein is translated as MNRRLRALATAAALLCVSVPVRATIHTVQVGNFFFNPTKTTVNPGDTVRWVLVSGVHTTTSMPSSPKQWDSGILSGSFDVVFTAGDGPGPFPYLCSVHPTTMIDTIFMAVPAEPTRFAFVLGQSQADACAGTGSTARGYGLAVLSPDSTELSLYIVHDVSSPTLAHVHRGAPCVSGPVAFGFSSPASPISDTWSLTPADVQDLFDGDLYVNVHSSTFGDGEIRGQIIQDDIRFLFNLDESQADGGSGTGSFATGFGEAVLSADATEMSFVIGHDVASPIDAHVHIGAPGVEGPVRFGFTSFTSPITGTWTLDTTHIKELFNEELYVNVHSNTFLTGEIRGQVRREVARFAFRLTESEANGGAGTGSSATGYAICDLSADQESMSILVEHDIASAIDGHVHLGAPGVEGPPVFAFSSSISPINETWPLTPTDIANLLAGDLYINIHSTAFPSGEIRGQLLQAPTSLNVGLDESQANLCAGTGSSATGTVSVVLKPEGRQLTVVGTHDVGGATDVAVELGFPCIDGPALFSLGASSSIADVLHLSSSDVSGYLRGELNLTVTSATFPDGEIRGQIATATGTACCTGNTGNINDDAGGAVDLSDLIYLVNFLFLGGPSPTCVASANTNGDVGCNVDLSDLIYLVNFLFLGGPSPAPCDPACE
- the trpE gene encoding anthranilate synthase component I, whose translation is MTVNPHPAASALGKRPMSIRSLDMPADLETPVTAFLKLRGHGAKILLESVERGVQLGRYSFIGIAPDTKVTISTAGAAIERPQGVSLIPADVVRQDPLACLKSLLGSYAPRDDQSLPPLLGGLVGYIGYDVVRSIERIPELRPDNLGLPSAMLYLVETLLVFDHVQHRLRLITLSECDESDRAQARLESLAAALRKPLSHSPIRGVAAGVEPQSEFTKPAFCAAVERIKEYISAGEVYQLVLSRRLTGHTDADSFTIYRALRMLNPSPYLFYLDFGDTKLIGSSPEALVTLSGREATVRPIAGTRPRGESAEEDHRMAAELLSDEKERAEHVMLVDLGRNDLGRCCTVGSVRVSEFMEIERFSHVMHMTSTVKGMLRDSLDQFDLFRAAFPAGTVTGAPKIRAMQLIEELEMQQRGPYAGAVGYFSLSGDMDWCIAIRTIVMQGSLYHLQAGAGIVADSVPEREFDETRHKLAALQRAIAAAEEGF
- a CDS encoding aminodeoxychorismate/anthranilate synthase component II, whose amino-acid sequence is MVVLIDNYDSFTYNLVQHVGELGAEVTVVRNDSVSIEDLEALAPRYLIVSPGPGNPDSAGISMDAIRHFSATTPILGVCLGHQCLAQVNGGTVRRADRLMHGKVSPIYHHARGLFQGLSSPFDATRYHSLIVEESTLPEHCEVTAYTSDGEVMGLQLKDRPVFGVQFHPESILTEHGRLLMKNFLTRSYS
- the trpD gene encoding anthranilate phosphoribosyltransferase; translated protein: MISEAIKRLLEGEDLSCEDTQAAIEGIIDGAVTAVQAASFLTALRIKGESVEELVGAARVMRSHVTPIPHSHARVVDTCGTGGDGTGTFNISTTVAFVLAAAGLRVAKHGNRSISSRSGSADVLEALGARLDLSPDQVAACINRVGIGFLYAPSLHPAMRAIAPVRRELGFRTVFNLLGPLTNPAAASHQIIGVFDPAYTELLAQAASALGLQRVFVVYNSHGLDELATCGTNRVSTFECGTVRTFDIDPRQLGFQPCSAESLRGGDAVDNAEITRRVLAGEPGPALDTVVLNAALGLFCAGAADSLPEGIAIARETIESGAAGETLNRFVTFTNRVHRAA
- the trpC gene encoding indole-3-glycerol phosphate synthase TrpC; translation: MKHKRAELAALSRRGIVGLREIVGSLPPVKSLREALLRGPGVSLIAEIKRRSPSRGMLAQSVNVAQRAELYQRAGAHAVSVLTDSRFFHGSADDLKLARSRVSVPILRKDFILSEYQVYESRAIGADAILLIVAALRPEELESYFHLALSIGLEVLVEVHDETEAAAACAIGAGVIGINNRDLRTFTVDLSVTERVVPFLPDNVAIVSESGVKNADDLVRLRTAGVHAALVGESLMTATDPAAMIGNLLRAAV
- a CDS encoding phosphoribosylanthranilate isomerase: MTRVKICGVTNTGDAVAAINAGADMIGFVFAPSPRQVTPAAVKEIIGELSHMVITVGVFANEDASHAALISQDCGIDMLQLHGAVSGDTTVDIPIIRAVSRPADLECIQLSNWRYVLLDGSHPSLHGGTGRVCDWTAASRIARLQDLFLAGGLTPENVGEALSQVRPYAVDVSSGVEHAPGRKDHKKIQHFIHEVRSWECRMRAAISGNSGDGLSPRH
- the trpB gene encoding tryptophan synthase subunit beta, which gives rise to MGVPNARGYFGKFGGRFVPETLMAALTQLEREYWSARRDPVFRRELHALLRDFVGRRTPLYFAERLTDRWMGPRVYLKREDLNHTGAHKINNCIGQALLTRRMGKRRVIAETGAGQHGVAVATVAARFGFSCTVYMGAQDIKRQAPNVLRMTLLGAEVVPVTGGSGTLKDATNEAMRDWVASVEHTHYIIGSTVGPHPFPMIVRDFQSVIGRETRRQALRSTGRFPDVIVACVGGGSNALGMFHPFVREKQVRLVGVESAGDGLASGRHAATLSCGKPGVLHGSFSFMLQSTDGQVQETHTISAGLDYPGVGPEHSYLRESGRVEYVTATDREALDAFNELSRYEGIIPALESSFALAGARKVAATMRQDAILVVNLSGRGDKDLGTVADLITNQVSESEPTAERKAAS
- the trpA gene encoding tryptophan synthase subunit alpha encodes the protein MNLPTRRFSSVRRAFVPYLMAGYPDPDTFCRLFRDVCVAGADIVEVGIPFSDPLADGPTIQHASERALAHGVTVSQALSMLAECGASSSTPAVIMSYLNPLLQYGLERFAREAHRVGVRGLIVPDTIVEETAPLERICRSCGIDLVQLLAPTSPPERQQLILQRTRGFVYLVSVAGVTGARPLLADDLVQWIAHIKAQSPVPVVVGFGISTPEQAARVASEADGVVIGSAIIDIVRHSTSSDAACAEVKAFTSAVRHALDAVPPVTQSPLPSRRI